A stretch of DNA from Thermus sp. LT1-2-5:
CCCCTTGGCCTTTGGCTCCCATTCCTTGGTGCCCCGAGGGCTTCTACTACCCGGAGGAGGCCCGGCCTGGCCCCCACCCCTTTTTCTACGCCGGGCTTTACTACATCCAGGAGCCGAGCGCCCAGGCGGTGGGGGTGCTGCTGGACCCGAGGCCGGGGGAGAGGGTCTTGGACCTGGCGGCGGCCCCGGGGGGGAAGACCACCCACCTGGTGGCGAGGATGCGGGGGGAGGGGCTTCTCCTGGCCAACGAGGTGGACGGGAAGCGGGTGCGGGGGCTGTTGGAGAACGTGGAGCGCTGGGGGGCCCCTTTGGCCGTGACCCAGGCCCCCCCGCGGGCGCTGGCGGAAGCCTTTGGTGCCTATTTCCACCGGGTGCTCCTGGACGCTCCCTGCTCGGGGGAAGGGATGTTCCGCAAGGACCCAGAGGCCATCCGCCACTGGGGGCCCTCCGCCCCCAAGCGGGCGAGCGAGGTGCAAAAGTCCCTTCTGGCCCAGGCCGCCCGGCTGGTGGGCCCGGAGGGGGTCTTGGTCTACTCCACCTGCACCTTCGCCCCCGAGGAGAACGAAGGGGTGGTGGCCCACTTCCTGAAGGAACACCCCGACTTTCTCTTGGAAGACGCCCGCTTCCACCCCCTTTTCGCCCCCGGGGTGCCGGAGTGGGGGGATGGTAACCCCGAGCTG
This window harbors:
- the rsmF gene encoding 16S rRNA (cytosine(1407)-C(5))-methyltransferase RsmF translates to MLPKAFLSRMAELLGEEFPAFLRALTQGERAYGLRVNTLKLSPEDFLRISPWPLAPIPWCPEGFYYPEEARPGPHPFFYAGLYYIQEPSAQAVGVLLDPRPGERVLDLAAAPGGKTTHLVARMRGEGLLLANEVDGKRVRGLLENVERWGAPLAVTQAPPRALAEAFGAYFHRVLLDAPCSGEGMFRKDPEAIRHWGPSAPKRASEVQKSLLAQAARLVGPEGVLVYSTCTFAPEENEGVVAHFLKEHPDFLLEDARFHPLFAPGVPEWGDGNPELAKTARLWPHRLEGEGHFLARFRRVGGAWATPRLERVPPLPQEAKRALAAFLAEAGLSLEGPILERAGHLYLLPEGLPSLAGLKAPAPGLYLGLAQKRRFRPANRHSAPLSLGLRILGWKPHPTYRCTTWATWAWWPASWIR